Genomic DNA from Streptomyces sp. GS7:
TCCTCCTTGAGGCGCTGGTAACCGCGCAGCACCGTGTGGACGTTGACGCCGAGCGACCCGGCGAGTTCCCGGGCGGCGGGCAGGCGCTCGCCGGCCGCCACCGTGCCGTCGGCGATCGCCCCGCGGACCGAGCCCGCGATCTGGTCGCCGAGGGGGACGGACGAACCGGGGTCGACACGGAAGAGCACGTCAGCCTCCTTGCGGTGAACGGGCGCGGTCGAGATACGTGTTGAGCACCGCGGCGGCGGTGGCCGCGTCGTCGACGGTCACCACGAACTCCCGCCCGTTGGTCATCCGCAGCACGATGCCGTCGCCGGAGCGGAGCACCAGGCCGCTGCCGCCCGGTCGGACACGGTAGCCCCAGCCGCCGAACTCCGTCCCGATCGAGATCCGGCGGCTGGTCACCTCCACCAGCCGGCCGAGCGGTATGCGGCGGAGCCGGCAGGGCACCAGCGTCGGGGCGAGGGTCAGGCCGCGCCGGTCGACCGTCACCCGGACGGAGGCAGGGAGGATGATCAATATCGAGCCGAGCACCAGGGCCGCGCCGGCGGCCACGTCGGCGAGCGCTCCGATGGCGACGCCCGTGCACAGTGTGAGGACGCCCAGGACGGCCAGCGGCGTCGAGCTGACGGTGCGTGACCAGCCGGCGGTCATCCCGTCGGGCAGGTCGAGCCGGGGAGCGGCGCCGGGCGCCGGGCGCTCCGCGGGCGGTTCGGCGCCGGCCAGCAGCCAGCCGAGCCCGCCGGCCGCGGCGGCCACGGCGAAGGTCACGGCGAGCTGCCAGAGCGGCAGCCGGACGGTGGAGGCGTCGGTGACGTCGACGTTGCCGAGCAGGGTCAGCACGCCCGGATAGCCGGTCGCGGCGGCGGTGGCGTACCCGGCGGCGGTCAGCGACCGGCCGCCCTGGGCGGGCACCCGCCGCTGGACGCACACGACGACCGCGGTGCCGAAGACGAGCAGCAGCACCAGGCACACCGTCAGCAGGCCCTGGGCCGAGGAGTAGCCGTCGGCCCGGCCGTCGTCGCCGAAATGGGTCGCGAGACGGGCGGGCAGCCGGCCGGCCGTCGCTGCGTAGAAACCTCCGAGCGCCACGATCGCGGCGACGAAGGGGAATGCGGCAATCCAGCCCCGCGGGCGGTTGTTCGCGGGCAGGGCCGAACGCGTGGATCGCTTCATGGCAACCTCCAGTTGTTCGCATTCTAGTAGAACAACCGGCGATAGAGCAGCCAGGGATCACCGGTGGCGCACCCATCTCATATCTGAGATACGGTCACCCCATGGCAGACGACTACCTCGTACGCATCGGCAGGCTCATCCGTGACGCCCGGCAGCACCGGGGCTGGACGCAGACGCAGCTCGCCGAGGCCCTCGGCACCAGCCAGAGCGCGGTCAACCGCATCGAACGCGGCAACCAGAACATCAGCCTTGAGATGATTGCCCGCATCGGCGAGGCCCTGGACAGTGAAATCGTCTCGCTCGGCTACGCCGGGCCGATGCATCTGCGGGTGGTCGGCGGACGCCGGCTCTCCGGCAGCATCGACGTCAAGACGAGCAAGAACGCCTGTGTCGCGCTGCTGTGCGCGACCCTGCTCAACGCGGGCCGGACAACTCTGCGCCGGGTGGCCCGCATTGAAGAGGTCTACCGCATCCTGGAAGTGCTGGGCAGCATCGGCGTCCGCACCCGCTGGATCAACGAGGGCAACGATCTGGAGATCGTGCCGCCCGCCGAACTCGACCTCGGCGCCATGGACTTGGAGGCGGCCCGCCGCACCCGCAGCGTGATCATGTTCCTCGGTCCGCTGCTGCACCGGATGGACCACTTCAAGCTGCCGTACGCGGGCGGCTGCGACCTCGGCACCCGCACCGTCACACCCCATATGACCGCACTGCGGCACTTCGGCCTGGAGATCACCGCGACCGACGGCACCTACCTCGCCGAGGTCGACCGCACCGTCGCCCCCAAGCGCGCCATCGTCCTGACCGAACGCGGCGACACCGTCACCGAGAACGCCCTGCTGGCCGCCGCCCGGCACGACGGCGTCACGGTCATCCGCAACGCCTCGTCCAACTACATGGTCCAGGACCTCTGCTTCTTCCTGGAGGAGCTGGGCGTCCGGGTCGACGGCGTCGGCACCACCACCCTCACCGTCCACGGCGTCGCGAAGATCGACCGCGATGTGGACTTCTCCCCCTCCGAGGACCCGGTCGAGGCAATGAGCCTGCTGGCCGCGGCGGTTGTCACCGAGTCGGAGCTGACGATCCGCCGGGTCCCGGTGGAGTTCCTGGAGATCGAGCTGGCGGTCCTGGAGGAGATGGGCCTGGACCACGAGCGCAGCACCGAGTACCACGCCGACAACGGCCGCACCCGGCTCATCGATCTGACCGTCCGCCCCTCCAAGCTCCAGGCTCCACTGGACAAGATCCACCCCATGCCCTTCCCGGGGCTCAACATCGACAACGTCCCGTTCTTCGCCGCCATCGCGGCCAGCGCCCAGGGCCAGACCCTGATCCACGACTGGGTCTACGACAACCGCGCGATCTATCTGACGGACCTGAACCGCCTCGGCGCCCAGGTCAAGCTGCTCGACCCGCACCGCGTCCTGATCGACGGCACGACCCGCTGGCGCTCCGCGGAGATGATGTGCCCGCCGGCCCTGCGCCCGGCCGTCGTCGTCCTCCTGGCCATGATGGCCGCCGAGGGCACCTCCGTCCTGCGCAACGTCTATGTCATCAACCGCGGTTACGAGGACCTGGCCGAACGCCTCAACTCCATCGGCGCGCAGATCGAGACCTTCCGGGACATCTGACCACCGGATGCCGCCGCACCCTGACCGACCTGCGCGAACCGAACGCGGGCCCGTAGGGGATGCGGCGGCATCTGTGGGGGCGTCAGAGGCAGTGCGGAGCCGACCTCTGATCGGCCTTCGGCCGAAGCCGTACCGGCGGCACCGAATACCGACACAGGCGCGAGCACGAGCACTATCGCGAACACGAGCACCGGCACCGGCACCGGCACCGGCACGAACGCACACAGCGCGATCACGCTGGTGCGAGACGGACGCGGACAGGCCACAGGGCGGCGGCGGACGTCAGCCCATGGTCGGTTAGTCGGTGTAGCCGCGGTGGTCGCCGCCGTAGAAGGTGGCCGGGTCCGGGGTGTTGAACGGGCCGCCGGCGGCGAGGCGGCGCGGGAGGTCGGGGTTGGCCGGGAACAGCGCCCCATAGGCGATCGCGTCCGCACTGCCGTCCTCGACCAGGGCCAGCGCGTCGGGCCCGGTGGCGTCGGGGTGGGTGAACGGGTTGAGGACGAACGTGCCGGGCCACGCCTTGCGCAGCCGCGGGGTCAGGGTACGGTCCGGGCTCCACAACAGGTGCAGGTAGGCCAGTTCAAGGCCGGCGAGCCTGTCCAGCAGCGCCCCGTAGACCTCGCCCAGGCCGTCCTCGGCCATGTCGTTGTACGGGTTTCCGGGACGCAGTCCACACCGGAGGCGGGCAGGGGCTCCGCAGGGATCAGGCAGGACGCCACCGTCCCGGTGCCGGCCGCGGCCAGTGGCGGGCCGGTCAGTCACGCGATCTTCCGCCTGGCCCGCCTGCACCGCATGTTCGCCGGACAGCTGCTCCGCCGCATCGGCCTGCACCCCGGCCAGGAACTGGTCATGATGCACCTGTGGTAGCTCGGCCCCCAGCGTCAGACCGACCTGGTGCGCCTGATGGACTCCGACGCCGCCACCATGACCCGCACCGTACGGCGCCTGGAGCAGGCCGGCTTCGTCCGTCGCCGCCCGTCGCCCACCGACAAGCGCGCCTCACTCATCGAACCGACAGCGGCCGACCACGCCCTGCGCCGCGAGGTCGAGCAGGTCTGGAGCCAGCTCGAAGACCTCTCGACGGCGGGCCTCACCGCCGACGAGAGGACAGCGGCCCTGCACACCCTGGAACGCTTGGAGCAGAACCTCGCGCAGGCCGCCGTCGACGCCACGGACGCGGAGCGTTAGCGCAGCCGCGGCCGCAACAGGGCCATGGGCATGGGGTGTTGACGACCCGTCGGGGAGGGACCGCAGGGCTGTCGCGCGTGATCCGCTCCGACGGCCGGTCGCCCGGGGCTCCCCGTTTCTTGTGAAGGCCCACAAAAAGGATGGCTGGCTTCGCGGGCACACCAGAGGTGGCCAAGCGCCACCTCCGGAAACTGTCGACCCTGCTGACCTGGACGCGCGAAGTCGCACCGCACAAGCAGATCGGCTACTGGGATCTGCTCGGCAACACCAGCCGCGCCTCCTACCCGTTGGCCCGCACCCTGACGACGCACGAGGACGTCTTCCTGCCCAGCCGCTACACCAGCTCGACGGACAGCGAGACCAGCTGGCAGCACAGGCTCGACCAAGCTCACACCGAGGCGCAGCAGATCGCCCCCGGCAAACCCGTATACCCCGTATCTGTGGCCCCAGTTCCGAGACCGACTGCGATCCGGACAGAACCGGCCCCCCGCGCCCTGGTCATACGAGCTTCGCGCCTGCGGCAAGACCACGAAGGCCGTCGTCCTGTGGGGAGGCGGCCCGCACGGCAACAGCAACACCGCCTGGCTCGACGTGCTCAAGCGCTTCATGACCCACGGCTCGTGACACATCGAAGCGGGACCGGCCCGCGCCTTGAGAGCGCGTATGGCCGTTCGCTCTCCGAGCGTGGCCGCTCGCGTCGACCCTGGATCCGAGATCTCGATCCGCCGAGGTGGGCGAAACCCTCCCCGGGCCTCGGCCCGGCGGTGCCGGTCCTGCGGGTGACGTCCGCCGCGCAGGCGCTGCCGCTCTCCCTCG
This window encodes:
- a CDS encoding glyoxalase superfamily protein, translating into MAGFAGTPEVAKRHLRKLSTLLTWTREVAPHKQIGYWDLLGNTSRASYPLARTLTTHEDVFLPSRYTSSTDSETSWQHRLDQAHTEAQQIAPGKPVYPVSVAPVPRPTAIRTEPAPRALVIRASRLRQDHEGRRPVGRRPARQQQHRLARRAQALHDPRLVTHRSGTGPRLESAYGRSLSERGRSRRPWIRDLDPPRWAKPSPGLGPAVPVLRVTSAAQALPLSLDYLGFTLDREHRFEPGPPLYAQVSRCDAVLHLSEHHGDGSPHGVVRLPVRDVASPHKELLGRQNARVRPEIAPDTPGGPTMEVIDPYGNILRLTRSTSTRQPHAPESVRSPTARSPARLEIPAGRLPDLPSERH
- a CDS encoding helix-turn-helix domain-containing protein; this encodes MADDYLVRIGRLIRDARQHRGWTQTQLAEALGTSQSAVNRIERGNQNISLEMIARIGEALDSEIVSLGYAGPMHLRVVGGRRLSGSIDVKTSKNACVALLCATLLNAGRTTLRRVARIEEVYRILEVLGSIGVRTRWINEGNDLEIVPPAELDLGAMDLEAARRTRSVIMFLGPLLHRMDHFKLPYAGGCDLGTRTVTPHMTALRHFGLEITATDGTYLAEVDRTVAPKRAIVLTERGDTVTENALLAAARHDGVTVIRNASSNYMVQDLCFFLEELGVRVDGVGTTTLTVHGVAKIDRDVDFSPSEDPVEAMSLLAAAVVTESELTIRRVPVEFLEIELAVLEEMGLDHERSTEYHADNGRTRLIDLTVRPSKLQAPLDKIHPMPFPGLNIDNVPFFAAIAASAQGQTLIHDWVYDNRAIYLTDLNRLGAQVKLLDPHRVLIDGTTRWRSAEMMCPPALRPAVVVLLAMMAAEGTSVLRNVYVINRGYEDLAERLNSIGAQIETFRDI
- a CDS encoding GntR family transcriptional regulator translates to MLFRVDPGSSVPLGDQIAGSVRGAIADGTVAAGERLPAARELAGSLGVNVHTVLRGYQRLKEEGLIELRRGRGAVVTGAASPARARLGETAERLIAEARGLGLSDEEIVRVVRTGLAGR
- a CDS encoding DUF1648 domain-containing protein, whose translation is MKRSTRSALPANNRPRGWIAAFPFVAAIVALGGFYAATAGRLPARLATHFGDDGRADGYSSAQGLLTVCLVLLLVFGTAVVVCVQRRVPAQGGRSLTAAGYATAAATGYPGVLTLLGNVDVTDASTVRLPLWQLAVTFAVAAAAGGLGWLLAGAEPPAERPAPGAAPRLDLPDGMTAGWSRTVSSTPLAVLGVLTLCTGVAIGALADVAAGAALVLGSILIILPASVRVTVDRRGLTLAPTLVPCRLRRIPLGRLVEVTSRRISIGTEFGGWGYRVRPGGSGLVLRSGDGIVLRMTNGREFVVTVDDAATAAAVLNTYLDRARSPQGG